The proteins below are encoded in one region of uncultured Eubacteriales bacterium:
- the rnc gene encoding Ribonuclease 3: protein MDKLEEKLGYAFQNRALLENALTHSSYANENRGKGLQSNERLEFLGDSVLGMVTADYLYRTHPDLPEGDLTRTRAALVCEGSLVEVARELDLGSHLLLGKGEDAGGGRTRPSIVADAVEAVIAAVYLDGGIGSARKIITRFILDAEEEKAGSRDYKTALQELVQRENGQVLEYRLVGATGPDHAKVFQVAVDLNGAPIGAGEGRSKKEAEQAAAKAAFAELTK, encoded by the coding sequence ATGGACAAGCTGGAGGAGAAACTGGGCTACGCCTTTCAGAACCGGGCGCTGCTGGAAAACGCCCTCACGCATAGCTCTTATGCCAACGAGAACCGTGGGAAGGGCCTCCAGAGCAATGAGCGGCTGGAGTTTCTGGGGGACTCGGTGCTGGGCATGGTGACGGCGGATTACCTCTACCGCACCCATCCCGACCTCCCCGAGGGGGACCTGACCCGCACCCGGGCGGCCCTGGTATGCGAGGGGAGCCTTGTAGAAGTAGCGCGGGAGCTTGATCTGGGCAGCCATCTGCTCCTGGGCAAGGGGGAGGACGCGGGAGGCGGCCGGACGCGGCCCTCCATCGTGGCCGACGCGGTGGAGGCTGTTATCGCCGCCGTATACCTGGACGGAGGTATCGGCTCCGCCCGAAAGATCATCACCCGTTTTATTTTAGACGCGGAGGAAGAGAAAGCGGGCAGCCGGGACTACAAGACCGCGCTTCAGGAGCTGGTGCAGCGGGAGAACGGCCAGGTGCTGGAGTACCGCCTCGTCGGCGCTACCGGTCCGGACCACGCCAAGGTCTTTCAAGTCGCGGTAGACCTCAACGGCGCGCCCATCGGCGCGGGTGAGGGCAGGAGCAAGAAAGAGGCCGAGCAGGCCGCCGCCAAGGCGGCGTTCGCGGAGCTGACGAAATAA
- the acpP gene encoding acyl carrier protein (ACP) (Evidence 2a : Function of homologous gene experimentally demonstrated in an other organism; PubMedId : 2062368, 2091027, 3549687, 4882206, 4882207, 7673201, 7972002, 8359454; Product type c : carrier), which yields MIFEKLTELLAEQFSVDADNIGMDTSFENDLGADSLDLVELSMALEEEFGVEEMSEEDAAGIRTVGDLVRYLQAKIDE from the coding sequence ATGATTTTCGAGAAACTGACCGAGCTGCTCGCCGAGCAGTTCTCCGTAGACGCCGACAACATCGGTATGGACACCTCCTTTGAAAACGACCTCGGTGCCGACTCCCTGGACCTGGTGGAGCTTTCCATGGCCCTGGAGGAGGAGTTCGGCGTGGAGGAGATGAGCGAGGAAGACGCCGCCGGCATCCGTACCGTGGGCGACCTGGTGCGCTATCTCCAGGCCAAGATCGACGAGTAA
- a CDS encoding hypothetical protein (Evidence 5 : No homology to any previously reported sequences), with protein MTVNRFMPIILVQYNIAYRDKE; from the coding sequence TTGACAGTCAATAGGTTTATGCCTATTATTTTAGTGCAATACAACATCGCATACCGCGATAAGGAGTAG